The following coding sequences are from one Solea solea chromosome 11, fSolSol10.1, whole genome shotgun sequence window:
- the LOC131468117 gene encoding sushi domain-containing protein 3 isoform X2 encodes MSAATASVADVSRTDRDDARHRNNSGRSPSQCAPIPLPALGTQKIVQGNGTTVGTVISLQCPAKHKLVGQQLTCVLDRNSTHWEGKTFCQPLTPYEDYGFRVAVVASIISSAIILLMSMAFITCCWVDCIKKEAKKKQERASNMCQFEEQVQHRDNNWSHFSHKGRNNNNNTQEKMLSLWDTHNPPACDNRQTCRCHQEFSHRHVHTNSPSAHLAPLPGPDYEQPLMAQNPPPPQYPGPNLSPYQTTSPSLVQISAMGPRLVWQYDRPHIGQSTAEDFNTRSSNHAKEFSIRIISV; translated from the exons ATGTCAGCTGCAACAGCTTCAGTAGCAGATGTGTCCAGGACTGACAGAGATGACGCCCGTCACCGGAATAACTCCG GCCGGTCCCCGTCTCAGTGTGCACCGATCCCGCTGCCAGCCCTGGGCACACAGAAGATCGTCCAGGGCAATGGCACCACCGTGGGCACGGTCATCTCGCTGCAGTGTCCGGCCAAACACAAACTGGTAGGGCAGCAGCTGACGTGTGTCCTGGACAGAAACAGCACCCACTGGGAGGGGAAGACGTTCTGTCAGC CTCTGACTCCCTACGAGGACTACGGTTTCCGTGTGGCCGTGGTGGCGTCCATCATCAGCTCGGCCATCATCCTCCTCATGTCCATGGCCTTCATCACCTGCTGCTGGGTGGACTGCATCAAAAAGGAAGCGAAGAAAAAGCAGGAGAG GGCATCAAACATGTGCCAGTTTGAGGAGCAGGTCCAACACCGGGACAACAACTGGTCTCACTTCAGCCACAAAGgcaggaacaacaacaacaacacccagGAGAAGATGCTGTCTCTGTGGGACACTCACAACCCGCCTGCGTGTGACAACAGGCAGACCTGCAG ATGCCATCAGGAGTTCTCTCACAGACATGTCCACACAAACAGCCCCTCCGCTCACCTTGCTCCTCTCCCCGGTCCGGACTACGAGCAGCCTCTCATGGCACAGAATCCACCGCCACCTCAGTACCCCGGACCTAACTTGTCCCCCTATCAAACCACGAGCCCGAGCCTGGTCCAGATCTCGGCAATGGGGCCCAGGCTGGTGTGGCAGTATGACAGGCCGCATATCGGTCAATCGACTGCGGAGGACTTTAACACGAGGAGTTCAAACCACGCCAAAGAATTTTCCATAAGGATTATATCGGTGTGA
- the LOC131468117 gene encoding sushi domain-containing protein 3 isoform X1, whose protein sequence is MSAATASVADVSRTDRDDARHRNNSGRSPSQCAPIPLPALGTQKIVQGNGTTVGTVISLQCPAKHKLVGQQLTCVLDRNSTHWEGKTFCQPLTPYEDYGFRVAVVASIISSAIILLMSMAFITCCWVDCIKKEAKKKQESRASNMCQFEEQVQHRDNNWSHFSHKGRNNNNNTQEKMLSLWDTHNPPACDNRQTCRCHQEFSHRHVHTNSPSAHLAPLPGPDYEQPLMAQNPPPPQYPGPNLSPYQTTSPSLVQISAMGPRLVWQYDRPHIGQSTAEDFNTRSSNHAKEFSIRIISV, encoded by the exons ATGTCAGCTGCAACAGCTTCAGTAGCAGATGTGTCCAGGACTGACAGAGATGACGCCCGTCACCGGAATAACTCCG GCCGGTCCCCGTCTCAGTGTGCACCGATCCCGCTGCCAGCCCTGGGCACACAGAAGATCGTCCAGGGCAATGGCACCACCGTGGGCACGGTCATCTCGCTGCAGTGTCCGGCCAAACACAAACTGGTAGGGCAGCAGCTGACGTGTGTCCTGGACAGAAACAGCACCCACTGGGAGGGGAAGACGTTCTGTCAGC CTCTGACTCCCTACGAGGACTACGGTTTCCGTGTGGCCGTGGTGGCGTCCATCATCAGCTCGGCCATCATCCTCCTCATGTCCATGGCCTTCATCACCTGCTGCTGGGTGGACTGCATCAAAAAGGAAGCGAAGAAAAAGCAGGAGAG CAGGGCATCAAACATGTGCCAGTTTGAGGAGCAGGTCCAACACCGGGACAACAACTGGTCTCACTTCAGCCACAAAGgcaggaacaacaacaacaacacccagGAGAAGATGCTGTCTCTGTGGGACACTCACAACCCGCCTGCGTGTGACAACAGGCAGACCTGCAG ATGCCATCAGGAGTTCTCTCACAGACATGTCCACACAAACAGCCCCTCCGCTCACCTTGCTCCTCTCCCCGGTCCGGACTACGAGCAGCCTCTCATGGCACAGAATCCACCGCCACCTCAGTACCCCGGACCTAACTTGTCCCCCTATCAAACCACGAGCCCGAGCCTGGTCCAGATCTCGGCAATGGGGCCCAGGCTGGTGTGGCAGTATGACAGGCCGCATATCGGTCAATCGACTGCGGAGGACTTTAACACGAGGAGTTCAAACCACGCCAAAGAATTTTCCATAAGGATTATATCGGTGTGA